Proteins encoded within one genomic window of Nordella sp. HKS 07:
- a CDS encoding MDR family MFS transporter yields MPQSERTSPALTPHEVRSIIFGVLVAMFLAALDQTIVATAMPTIGRLLGDFENLPWVVTTYLLTSTAVTPLYGKISDIIGRRVTLLAAIGIFMLGSILCALAPTMLALILARALQGLGGGGLISLAQTIIADIVSPKERPRYQGYIASVFATSSIAGPALGGFMAEKLHWSAIFWINLPLGLLAFWMTNALLKKLPRHEKPHQLDFIGAGLMIISTTALLLALSLGGPHYAWTSLTILGLIGVFLVFAVAFVVRLKTAPEPLIPIEILANPVVAMAIIAACSGVGVFIGLTIYTPIFLEGMYGLTASQSGFTLIPLMFGTVIGASFTGQVMARFTHYKRPTLIGLIVAAIGLAVVAINPQSLPLAGLVLILAVASIGLGTIFPLTLVALQNAVPPHQMGTATGTLNFFRSLGGALIVAAFGAIVIGSLPADLAAHVTIETLASSFAAAGRDIGSVYRWVFLAAAAGILVSFASLYVMEERPLRTHVRPEAGAAE; encoded by the coding sequence ATGCCCCAATCGGAGAGGACCAGCCCGGCACTGACTCCGCATGAGGTGCGCTCGATCATCTTCGGCGTGCTGGTGGCGATGTTTCTGGCCGCGCTCGACCAGACCATCGTCGCCACCGCCATGCCGACGATCGGCCGGCTGCTCGGCGATTTCGAGAACCTGCCCTGGGTCGTCACCACCTATCTCCTGACCTCGACGGCGGTGACGCCGCTCTACGGCAAGATCTCCGACATCATCGGCCGGCGGGTGACGCTGCTGGCAGCGATCGGCATCTTCATGCTGGGCTCGATCCTGTGCGCGCTGGCACCCACCATGCTGGCACTCATCCTGGCGCGGGCGCTCCAGGGTCTTGGCGGCGGCGGGCTGATCTCGCTGGCGCAGACCATCATCGCCGACATCGTGTCGCCCAAGGAACGGCCGCGCTATCAAGGCTATATCGCCAGCGTCTTCGCCACATCGAGCATCGCCGGACCAGCGCTGGGCGGCTTCATGGCCGAGAAGCTGCATTGGTCGGCGATCTTCTGGATCAATCTGCCGCTCGGCCTCCTGGCGTTCTGGATGACGAATGCGCTGCTCAAGAAGCTGCCGCGCCATGAGAAACCGCACCAGTTGGACTTCATCGGCGCCGGACTGATGATCATCTCGACAACTGCCCTTCTCCTGGCGCTGAGCCTCGGCGGTCCTCACTATGCCTGGACGTCGTTGACGATCCTCGGGCTTATCGGCGTCTTTCTCGTCTTCGCCGTCGCCTTCGTGGTCCGGCTCAAAACAGCGCCCGAACCCTTGATCCCTATCGAGATCCTGGCGAATCCGGTGGTGGCGATGGCGATCATCGCCGCCTGCTCCGGCGTCGGCGTCTTCATCGGCCTCACCATCTACACGCCCATCTTCCTCGAAGGCATGTATGGGCTGACCGCCAGCCAATCCGGTTTCACCTTGATCCCGCTGATGTTCGGCACCGTCATCGGCGCCTCATTCACGGGCCAAGTGATGGCGCGCTTCACGCATTACAAGCGCCCGACGCTGATCGGACTCATCGTTGCCGCCATTGGCCTCGCCGTGGTCGCCATCAATCCCCAAAGCCTGCCGCTTGCCGGATTGGTGCTGATCCTCGCCGTGGCATCCATCGGCCTCGGCACGATCTTCCCGCTCACCCTGGTGGCGCTTCAGAACGCCGTGCCGCCGCATCAGATGGGCACCGCCACTGGCACCTTGAACTTCTTCCGCTCGCTTGGCGGCGCGCTGATCGTGGCCGCCTTCGGCGCGATCGTGATCGGGAGCCTGCCGGCCGACCTCGCGGCGCATGTCACCATAGAGACGCTCGCCAGCAGCTTCGCCGCCGCCGGGCGCGATATCGGCTCGGTATACCGCTGGGTTTTTCTCGCCGCGGCCGCCGGCATTCTGGTGTCGTTCGCCAGCCTCTATGTGATGGAGGAGAGGCCGCTGCGCACTCATGTTCGGCCAGAAGCTGGAGCTGCGGAATGA
- the xsc gene encoding sulfoacetaldehyde acetyltransferase — MPKMSASEAFVETLVAYGVKDVFGIVGSAYMDALDLFPTAGIRFIPTAHEQGAGHMADGYSRVSGRHGVCIAQNGPGITNFVTSTAAAYWAHSPVVVVTPETGSATMGLGGFQETEQLPIFSKITKYQAHVSKHPRMAELTARCFDMAMSERGPTQLNIPRDNFYGEADYEIAKPRKIARGPGADADLDEAADLLAKAKFPVIVSGGGVIFSDGVKECVALAEQLSAPVVNSYLHNDSFPAKHPLWCGPLGYQGSKAGMKLIAEADVVLALGTRLGPFGTLPQHGLDYWPKNAKIIQVDSDHRMLGLVKQISVGIVGDAKEAAKALAYRLANRKLAAAANADERKKKIKAEKDAWEKELDSWTHEKDGWSLDIAKGSPYMHPRQMLRELEKAMPANAMVSTDIGNICSVSNSYLRFNQPNSMFAAMSFGNCGYALPAVIGAKVAASDRPAIAYVGDGAWGMSFAEILTCVREDIPVTAVVFHNKQWGAEKKNQVDFYDTRFLGVNLKNPSWAEVARSLGAEGVTIDKLGDVGEALDKACDAQKKGKTTVVEVMVTQELGDPFRRDALKYPKRVLDKYKHTDVKAPA; from the coding sequence ATGCCCAAAATGTCCGCTTCCGAAGCCTTCGTCGAAACCCTCGTCGCCTATGGCGTCAAGGACGTATTCGGGATCGTCGGCTCCGCCTATATGGACGCGCTCGACCTGTTCCCGACCGCCGGCATCCGCTTCATCCCGACGGCGCATGAGCAAGGGGCCGGCCACATGGCCGACGGCTATTCGCGCGTCTCCGGCCGCCATGGCGTGTGCATCGCCCAGAACGGCCCCGGCATCACCAACTTCGTGACCTCGACGGCGGCCGCCTACTGGGCCCATTCGCCGGTCGTCGTCGTCACCCCCGAGACCGGCTCCGCCACCATGGGCCTCGGCGGCTTCCAGGAGACCGAGCAGCTGCCGATCTTCTCCAAGATCACCAAATACCAGGCGCATGTCTCAAAGCATCCGCGCATGGCGGAACTGACGGCGCGCTGCTTCGACATGGCGATGTCGGAACGCGGCCCCACCCAGCTCAACATTCCGCGCGATAATTTCTACGGCGAGGCGGACTACGAGATTGCCAAGCCGCGCAAGATCGCGCGCGGGCCCGGTGCCGATGCCGATCTCGACGAAGCGGCCGACCTTCTCGCGAAAGCGAAGTTCCCGGTCATCGTGTCGGGCGGCGGCGTCATCTTCTCGGATGGCGTGAAGGAATGCGTGGCGCTCGCCGAGCAGCTCTCCGCTCCCGTCGTCAATTCCTATCTCCACAATGACAGCTTCCCGGCAAAGCATCCGCTGTGGTGCGGCCCGCTCGGCTATCAGGGCTCGAAGGCCGGCATGAAGCTGATCGCCGAGGCCGATGTGGTGCTGGCGCTCGGCACGCGTCTTGGCCCCTTTGGCACGCTGCCCCAGCACGGGCTCGATTACTGGCCGAAGAATGCCAAGATCATTCAGGTCGACAGCGATCATCGTATGCTCGGCCTCGTCAAGCAGATATCGGTCGGCATCGTCGGCGACGCCAAGGAAGCGGCGAAGGCGCTCGCCTACCGGCTCGCCAACCGCAAGCTCGCGGCCGCCGCTAATGCCGATGAGCGCAAGAAGAAGATCAAGGCCGAGAAGGATGCCTGGGAGAAGGAGCTCGACAGCTGGACGCATGAGAAGGACGGCTGGTCGCTCGATATCGCCAAGGGCTCGCCCTACATGCATCCGCGCCAGATGCTGCGCGAGCTCGAAAAGGCGATGCCGGCCAACGCCATGGTATCGACCGACATCGGCAATATCTGCTCGGTCTCCAACTCATATTTGCGCTTCAACCAGCCCAACTCGATGTTTGCGGCGATGAGCTTCGGCAATTGCGGCTATGCGCTGCCAGCCGTCATCGGCGCCAAGGTGGCGGCCTCCGACCGGCCGGCCATCGCCTATGTCGGCGACGGCGCCTGGGGCATGAGCTTCGCCGAGATCCTCACCTGCGTGCGCGAAGACATCCCGGTGACCGCCGTCGTCTTCCACAACAAGCAGTGGGGTGCCGAGAAGAAGAACCAGGTCGATTTCTATGACACCCGCTTCCTCGGCGTTAACCTGAAAAATCCGAGCTGGGCCGAAGTCGCCCGCTCGCTCGGCGCCGAAGGTGTCACGATCGACAAGCTCGGCGATGTCGGCGAGGCGCTGGACAAGGCTTGCGATGCTCAGAAGAAGGGTAAGACCACCGTCGTCGAGGTAATGGTCACGCAGGAACTCGGCGATCCCTTCCGCCGCGACGCCCTCAAATATCCGAAGCGTGTGCTCGACAAGTACAAGCACACGGATGTAAAGGCTCCTGCCTGA
- a CDS encoding Stf0 family sulfotransferase produces the protein MFDAYIICGTPRTGSTLLCDLLASTKRAGNPDSFYGRKFLAWWAGEWNLPSPDTMSEHDYNLVYLNAAIKVGKGGTDISGLRLMWENLGELSAILDQIHPGLPSDRARLEKAFGKILYLHLSRENKLAQAVSLIKAEQTGLWHVAPDGTEIERLSPPKDPEYDFERIRRELAELEDYDVAWNSWFAEQDITPLRIGYETLSADPAATLTRICAALGISAPDADKVKPGVAKLSDETSLDWMRRYRMDVERSLAS, from the coding sequence ATGTTCGACGCCTACATCATCTGCGGCACGCCGCGCACTGGCAGCACGCTGCTGTGTGATCTTCTCGCCTCGACAAAACGGGCCGGCAATCCCGATTCCTTCTATGGGCGCAAGTTCCTCGCCTGGTGGGCCGGGGAATGGAATCTGCCGAGCCCGGACACGATGAGTGAGCACGACTACAATCTCGTATATCTGAATGCAGCCATCAAAGTCGGCAAGGGCGGCACGGATATCTCCGGCCTTCGCCTGATGTGGGAGAATCTGGGCGAGCTTTCGGCCATCCTGGATCAGATCCATCCCGGCCTGCCGTCAGACCGAGCGCGGCTCGAGAAGGCGTTCGGCAAAATCCTCTATCTGCATCTCTCACGTGAGAACAAGCTCGCCCAGGCTGTTTCGCTGATCAAAGCGGAGCAGACCGGCCTCTGGCATGTCGCACCTGACGGCACGGAGATCGAGAGGCTGTCGCCGCCGAAAGACCCCGAATATGACTTCGAGCGGATCAGGCGGGAGCTCGCCGAGCTCGAAGATTATGATGTGGCCTGGAACAGCTGGTTCGCGGAGCAGGACATCACGCCGCTGCGCATCGGCTATGAAACCCTGTCGGCCGATCCCGCCGCCACACTGACACGCATCTGCGCAGCACTCGGCATTTCGGCGCCCGATGCCGACAAGGTGAAGCCCGGTGTGGCGAAGCTCTCCGACGAGACGAGCCTCGACTGGATGCGCCGCTATCGCATGGATGTTGAGCGTAGCCTCGCGTCGTGA
- a CDS encoding cupin domain-containing protein: MSGTAKAIKHIENDKVIVTEYRFAPGANTGWHRHGHDYVVVPLMDGKVKLLTKDGESFADMKKAVPYFRSEGVEHDVINANDTEYAFIEIELK; encoded by the coding sequence ATGTCCGGTACCGCAAAAGCCATCAAGCACATCGAGAACGACAAGGTGATCGTCACCGAATACCGCTTCGCGCCCGGCGCCAATACCGGCTGGCACCGCCACGGCCATGACTATGTCGTGGTGCCCTTGATGGACGGCAAAGTGAAGCTCCTGACCAAGGATGGCGAGAGCTTTGCCGACATGAAGAAGGCCGTGCCCTATTTCCGCAGCGAAGGTGTCGAGCACGATGTGATCAACGCCAATGACACTGAATATGCCTTCATCGAGATCGAGCTCAAATAG
- a CDS encoding LrgB family protein gives MTPAFDLWVYLSSTPLLWLTVTLLVWIAADRIARLSGRHPAVNPVLISIIALGAILIITGTSFATYFQGAQFVHFLLGPAIVAIAVPLYRNLDKVKANILPMAAALVAGSVTAAVSALAVAALFGVPDPVLVSLAPKSVTAGVAMGISEQFGGQPALTAVLVVTTGLLGAIIVTPLMNVLGLKDYAARGFAAGLAAHGIGTARAFVVDEVAGTFAGIAMALNLVMTALILPLILYWFLK, from the coding sequence ATGACGCCGGCCTTCGATCTCTGGGTCTATCTGTCCTCGACGCCACTGTTGTGGCTGACGGTGACGCTGCTCGTCTGGATCGCCGCCGACCGCATCGCGCGCCTCTCGGGCCGGCATCCGGCGGTCAATCCGGTGCTGATCTCTATAATCGCCCTGGGCGCCATCCTCATTATTACCGGCACATCATTCGCCACCTATTTCCAGGGTGCGCAGTTCGTCCATTTCCTGCTCGGGCCCGCCATCGTCGCCATCGCCGTGCCGCTCTATCGCAATCTCGACAAGGTGAAGGCGAATATCCTGCCGATGGCGGCAGCGCTCGTCGCAGGCTCGGTGACGGCGGCGGTTTCGGCGCTCGCCGTCGCGGCACTCTTCGGCGTTCCCGACCCGGTGCTTGTCTCGCTCGCGCCCAAATCGGTTACAGCGGGCGTCGCCATGGGCATATCGGAGCAATTTGGCGGGCAGCCGGCGCTCACCGCCGTGCTCGTCGTCACTACCGGCCTCCTCGGCGCCATCATCGTGACGCCGCTCATGAACGTGCTCGGCCTCAAGGATTATGCGGCGCGCGGCTTCGCCGCCGGACTCGCCGCCCATGGCATCGGCACGGCGCGCGCCTTCGTCGTCGATGAAGTGGCGGGCACATTCGCCGGCATCGCCATGGCGCTCAACTTGGTCATGACCGCGCTCATATTACCCCTCATCCTCTACTGGTTCTTGAAATAG
- a CDS encoding CidA/LrgA family protein, which yields MIEAFALLLLCQLAGEILSHGFGLPMPGPVVGLLLLFAGLLIAQRFAAFDAHTINDTALGRATGGLLQHLSLLFVPAGVGVINHLGLINSYGPVLFLALLVSTALSLAVTALVFTWMKRWQSARPAS from the coding sequence ATGATCGAGGCCTTTGCTCTGCTTCTTCTCTGCCAGCTTGCCGGTGAGATTCTCTCGCATGGCTTCGGCTTGCCTATGCCCGGACCAGTGGTTGGGCTCCTGCTGCTCTTCGCCGGCCTTCTCATCGCGCAGAGATTCGCTGCCTTCGACGCCCACACGATCAACGACACGGCGCTTGGTCGCGCAACCGGTGGACTATTGCAGCATCTCTCCTTGCTCTTCGTGCCGGCGGGCGTCGGCGTGATCAATCATCTGGGCCTCATCAACTCCTATGGACCCGTCCTCTTCCTGGCGCTGCTCGTCTCGACGGCGCTGTCTTTGGCCGTCACTGCCCTGGTCTTCACCTGGATGAAGCGCTGGCAATCGGCCCGGCCCGCATCATGA
- a CDS encoding flavodoxin family protein, which produces MRKVKVRKGMPNVALSKAQFAERFKARFYDPIFAGNEKEIDELLSTAWISYDDNHKSPRTRKAGKGFADPSYDLSVDWYAAHKAIRTAEREHRNQRSPSRILIINGSMRSDQSCPGEMSKSWRLVELARKTVMAKRGFEVDVLDLSRLASEYGRVIHPCKACVSTAMPLCHWPCSCYPNHALGQVNDWMNEIYPMWVKAHGIMIVTPVNWYQAPAGLKAMIDRLVCADGGNPDPTSTHGKNAQAAKALELKGWPYPRHLAGRLFSIVVHGDASGAENLRRILTDWLTDMGLIPAGHKALIDRYIGYYRDYATSHDDLDADRDLQEEVRNAARALVNAIMLHRKGRLKQPDVELKDPRPK; this is translated from the coding sequence ATGAGGAAGGTCAAAGTCCGCAAAGGCATGCCCAATGTGGCTTTGAGCAAGGCGCAATTCGCCGAGCGCTTCAAGGCGCGGTTCTACGATCCGATCTTTGCCGGGAATGAGAAAGAGATCGACGAGCTGCTTTCAACCGCCTGGATCTCCTATGACGACAATCACAAGAGTCCGCGCACACGGAAAGCCGGAAAGGGTTTTGCCGATCCGTCCTACGATCTTTCGGTCGACTGGTATGCGGCACACAAGGCCATAAGAACCGCTGAGCGCGAACACCGCAATCAGCGGAGCCCATCGCGCATCCTGATCATCAACGGCTCGATGCGCAGCGACCAGAGCTGCCCTGGTGAGATGTCGAAGAGCTGGCGGCTGGTGGAACTGGCACGTAAGACTGTCATGGCGAAACGCGGCTTCGAAGTCGACGTGCTCGATCTCAGCCGCCTCGCCTCGGAATATGGCCGCGTCATCCATCCGTGCAAGGCTTGCGTCTCGACCGCAATGCCGCTCTGTCACTGGCCGTGTTCATGCTATCCCAATCACGCGCTCGGCCAGGTAAATGACTGGATGAACGAGATCTATCCGATGTGGGTCAAGGCCCACGGGATCATGATCGTGACGCCGGTGAACTGGTATCAGGCGCCGGCCGGGCTCAAGGCAATGATCGACCGGCTCGTCTGCGCCGATGGCGGAAATCCCGATCCGACCTCGACTCACGGCAAGAATGCGCAAGCCGCGAAAGCGCTAGAGCTCAAGGGCTGGCCCTATCCGCGCCATCTTGCCGGCCGTCTTTTCTCGATCGTCGTGCATGGCGATGCGTCAGGCGCCGAAAATCTCCGGCGCATCCTGACCGACTGGCTCACCGATATGGGGCTAATCCCGGCGGGCCACAAAGCACTCATCGATCGTTATATAGGCTATTATCGCGACTACGCGACAAGCCATGATGATCTCGACGCCGATCGAGACCTTCAAGAGGAAGTGCGCAATGCGGCGCGGGCGCTCGTCAACGCGATAATGCTTCACCGCAAGGGCCGGCTCAAGCAGCCCGACGTCGAACTCAAGGATCCGCGACCGAAGTAA